One Misgurnus anguillicaudatus chromosome 5, ASM2758022v2, whole genome shotgun sequence genomic window, gtgtgcactgaagtgtatatgacaataaagtagtgaaactcaatgtatttatttttaaaatgtattttaaataggccTATAGGCTCATaagttttttgttaaaaaaataattcacagcacccCCTGATCAAAATGACCTCCAGCGGCCCTGGACTACACTGTTGTTGACATCCATGTTTAACGTTAGTTAACAAGTGACGTCATTGACCATTGAGTACTCTTCTGCGCATGCGGGTCACTTCTGGGTCATTTCACGTTCACACAGGAGATCACAAAAGGTCGCATTTAATTGGAAATGTGAACGGCCttgcaaaaaaatcaaatttttaaaaaaattcggAATTGAGCATTAAGCCCTGCAGTATGAACGTAGCTTCGTTCATACTGCAGGCTGAAACGACCCAATTCCGATTTTTTTTTGCCCCATGCGACCTGTATCTGATCTTTTCATGACAGTCTGAACAACACAGATCCGATCTTTTCAAATGTGACCCAGGCCACTTGGGTATGTGGTCCTGAATCCGATACGTATCCGATCTTTTGAAATGCAACCTCCGTCTGAACTACCAGGCCACATGTATCTGACCCGTAAGTCATTGATACGCTACAAACGTTATAATTCTGCGTTGAAGTAGGCGGGAAGGAGAGGAAGAAACAACAACCATGGCGGACGATGCCGCTGAGTCCAGTCAATGGAAGGGAAGCGAGGTCACAGATTTGATTAATATTTGGGGTGACAGCTCTATTCAGGCCAAACTCGAGGGCTCTTATCGGAACCGGGCGGTATACGAAAATATTTCCCGCGAAATGGCCGAGCGTGGTTACAGACGATCCTGGCTTCAATGCCAGCGAAAAATTAAAAGCCTCCGAGCCAAATACAAGGAGGTTAAAGACTGGAACAAACGAAGTGGCCGTCAACGTATCACCTGTCCATTTTACGAGGAGTTGGACCGCATTTTGGGGGATAAGCCCAGCGTTCAGCCACTAGAACTGTTGGACAGCTGCTTTGTCCAAGAAGAGCCCGAGGAGGAGAGCCCAGGTCCCGCAGCTGTCGCGGCCAGCGTAGCTAGTCGCTCTTTTGGTGATACAGGTGGGTTATTTGCACATGGCTACTGTGACTTAACTTTATAACATTGAAATACGATGTGTGACAGTTTGTTAAATGCATACACAGGTGATGGGACCCTTCTAGCTCTTTCGCCTTCTGCCTCTACCTGTGATGAAAGTTCTACAGCAAGTGAAGATACATCTGTGAACAGCCATGCATCTTCCACACCCACTGCTTGTATGTTTTTGGCTGTATTTTGAATTTCCAACTCAACTAACCTCTTATTCCCCACCTGAACCGAATACATTTTCTACAGTTTGTCATTACCCAAATCTAAAAGCTTCTTGGAAAAAAAGCAATGAAAATTTTACAAAAATTCaactaaaagtaacaaaaacatgacaaaaaattgattaaaacgTGACAAAACGAAATAAGAATATGATGAAAGTGCAACAAAAAAATTGTCAGATTAGTGATCATTAAATAAGTCAAAAATTGATGGCCAAATGACAATGTTAGATCAGTGTTATAGCTTTCAAATGAGGTGTTAGTCTGGTCTGTAGGGTGTAAGCTTTTAAATTTGGGTAAAGCCCAAGAAAATGCACTCAGGTAAAGTGGAATTTAAGAGGTTGTGAGAAGTCTTGGCAACCTTCGACCTAAAACATgtgatataaaattaatttgtTTGAATTAAACGTTGAACTGGCTTCCACTCCTGAACAGCTTAGTATTGTTTATAAATGGCCATAAATAATCATAACTACTACTAGATATAAACTGGAATGCTTGGCGTTTTTACTGTTatactaataaaaaaattaaacatggtAATCCTTATTTtgatctgatttttttttacagctaCTACTGCCAGgagcagaaaaagaaaatcaaagATGGTGGCAACGCTGGAGGTGTTTGCTGACAAGATTACCAGTGCCCTTAAAGATGACGACACAGATCTTTTGTTGAAGATGCAAGCAGCTCAGCATGAGCATGATAGTAAAATGTTCGCCATGATATCTCAGTTTATGGGCTTTCTACCAAGCACCAATTCAGCCATCTCAGATTTACAACTCAATTCGTCCTCCTACTCATCATTCCACAAGGTTTCCTGTGGCTTCCTCTCCATCTCCCACCCAGCCCCTGCCCTTCTTTCAAGATTTAAATCAACCACTGCCCTTCAATAATACACATCCTCATTTCAGTCCTTTTTCCAGGCACCGGCAAATACTCAGGATAAACAGGCTTTCGACAACGAGGATCATCAGCCACCTTTCCAGTCTAAAGATGATGAAACCCACTTTACAAGTTTATGAATGGTTCTAAAACATTAATGCCAGTTAATGATGCAGTTTTGCACAATGTTCAGGTTGAAGTGTGAAGGTTATTGATATGCAATATGTTGCATTGTATTTGTTTGCACCATTATAGCCACACTGTTTCTCTTAATAAAAAGGAAACCGCAATAGCCGTattgaaaatgttatttaaaaacttATTGCAGCTATTGTAACATATTACAGTAAAATGCAAAAAGATATgttatttttctcttttaaatcTATGTGATTGTCCTGTGAAATCGTTTTCATGAACTGTGATTTGTTGGATAATTtgacttaaatgtttaaatacaaaaaggtaacaagaacagagaaaaacatgtaatacagTATAAACACCAACTCATGcacacgcacgcgcgcgcgcgcacacacacacacacacacacacagttgctGCTGTGGAAGTATCTGACTCCTCATTTTGGCCAGTGGGTGCTCTAGCTCTAAAATATTTCAGAAGTGCccctgaatttacaattaagataCAATTATGTAAGTTAGATACACTTATTTCACACATGCATCAGTTACAattaaaatgacacattttattagtatttgttaacatcctaTAAACTAAGCAAACACTACAAATTATTTAGAAagctatatcactgtagcttacaaaatgccatgtcaATGTATATTAGAACTTAGTTATTTAATTTGACACATATAgcgtaaagcaataaaaaattacacagtcaggaggtctgtgtgaatttgCACTTTTTGTGTTGCACACATAAACTAGACTGTGTTGCCTATAGAGTGAATTTAGTTGCATGACATGATGCCTCAATTCTAATAGTTGCTAGTTCAGCAAAACTAAAACCAAATACAATCGTATTCTGTGGCTAATAGCAACATATTAGCAAGAGTGCGAGGCTAATATAAATAGCCTATTTCCTACTGTCACTCACTCACGTCGTCACTCATAGAAATCGGCATACCTTTATCTTTTGCCCGtttctcctcatcttcttttcttctttttctaaACCGGGCAACTGAGATGGCTACTTTGGTCTTTTAATTTGAtccatgatgatgaagatgaagactcgacatcattaactttgcattacattttgacAACAACAACGTCCGTTTTGCCCGTCAATCAACCGGAGTCACGTGACGGAGTCACGTAGATGACTCTACAGAAGTTTTTTACATAACCCAATTAATTACATGTTCGTAGGTGTATATGGGTCTATGTTAATTTTAGgaatgaaaaatacaatttatttgGAAGCAGACGCAGCAGTTTGTGTTGTGTGGCCTGGGAATCCCTGGGATCAGTCAATCCCTCGCTCGCCCCCCTTAAGGCGAGCGAGGGACTTGCATTCGCAAGTTGATTCCCCGCCCCCCTCACCCGTGCCTCTTCTGACACGCACACAACCTGTGTTTCTCAGCACTAACTTGACATGGaagtcagcgttttttttatatatatatttttttagggcGCTCGTGCGCCCTCACATAGATTGCGCCCTGGGCGTTCGCCCACATTGCCCATAGCAAAAACCGGCCCTGCGTGCACATATAATTCCTTACCAATACATGGTAACAGGCCTAGATGGCTAATCGGACAAGGAGAATTCCtgatgggccggtctgttttttggcAACGAGGCCGGTTGTTGTCATGCCACCAGGTTGAAGGTTGCTGTCATAGGCTGCCTGCAGTCACAGCAGCCCCACCACTTTATGCCCAAAATTGATTGTGTCctgagtcccgaccacttattggaagaattttTGCATTCGAGTCCATTAACTTAATATCTAAAATGAATGGAAAACGCAGGACGCACTGAATTTCTTCTTTTCAAAGCGTTCGCCTGTAAATatgagttttgtttcagacgcgtctataattgagtgcgcttgccgcgcatcaagatttaaaataaacttggcAACTTGATGCGAACAGTCTCTAAAAAGAAAAGGATATACAAATCGTAATTTTTAAAGTCATAGATGTAACAATGAATCGTCTGTGAATAGTCATAAATCATCTATTGcaaaactcatcagtttattgGAAAATAAAGTAAGTTTCATATATGATgttataagtaaaaaaaaatccactatATTAATTCTTTTTGGACACAAAGTATGCGTATCTTACGACGTTATTTACCTATATACATGAATAACATGGTATAattactaataaaaaaataaaaaagatttgaTAAAGCTTTGATCAATCTTGCATATGTATTATAGGGGTTTACAAACTTTTTCAACCCAacaggtaatctcaagacccaccaaaaaatagaaacaaacacatttatttcctttcagtagtttttgaataagtttaattgaataatattttaaaaagttctgaatttatatataaatttcaTAGTGTGGCCAATTAAAATACACTTGGCGAATAGAGCAATAAAATACAGCGTCTTTTAAAAATAAGCTGCTGTCAGAGCAAGTGTAATTGCAGCATTTACACGCTCGTCTGCTCTGATCTCTTTTTCCAAATTGTTCtttaaagtcagaatgtaaaaataacatGGACACTTAACTTACGTTCTTACAAAGATGTGTTGGATTTAGGGATATGCAGGTGAGGATTTTTTTCACCTTCTGAATACATTAAACACACCGCATATTttaaacgaaaatatatttggcAAAGACGTTTAAAATCCTACCCAGTAGGCTACTACTACGAatgcttaatatttttttaattttttattttttgttaaaacgGAACAAAATTAGTAAAATGACTCGCTTATTAAACAGAACGTTTAACAAAAACTAATAGACAGAAAACATTTACCCAtcttttaacataaataaatctaaagATTTGTAATATTAACTAATATTTAATTTGCGGGAGTGCAGCGTATCATCCCTCCCGCCCACACCCGCAAGTGCATCTCTATCATCCCGCCCGCTCCCGCAATGACCATTCAAAATTTGTCCCGCGCCGCACTGTTTTGCATCGGGACCCGCGAGTCCCGCGGGACTCCCGCGGGAGTGCAGGCCTCTACAGGGAAACGTCCACATCCAGCCGTTTAGCAAGGCACCTCCACCCGCCCTTCAGTCGGTCGAAAGCGCACTCCACAGTCATCCTGGCTCTGCTGTGGCGCTCATTGAAGTAATTCTGCTCAGCTGTCAGGGTCCCTGTGTCGCAGTATCCTTTTAACAGCCAGCTTCGAAGGGGATAAGCCGGGTCACCGAGCAGCATGATTGGCACTTGAACGCCCATTATCTCCTCAGTGTCCTTaagatttaaaagcaaaataattaAAGACATTGTATACGTTATAAATCACTATTACTAGATTACTCACTGGTGGAAAAAGCTCCCCTCTCTCTGCGAGTGAGTACACATGGGAATTCCGGAGTACCCTCGCATCATGGACACTCCCTGGCCATCCAGCATAGATGTTGGTGAAGCTGTTGGAAGACAGTGTTAAATTACTGAACAGTGTACAGTGTCCTATGTACAGTATTTTCAAGGATAATATTCTTGCAGATGTATGGCTCTACCAAAATAAATTGAGGCAAGTACAGTACttttaaactattataaaaacaatatctATATTTCTTACCAAAACCGATGATCCATGACACCCTGGAGCAGAACTGAGTGCCACCCTTTGCGGTTGAAATACTCTGCGTGGTTATCCTCTGGAGCAATGATGGGGATATGACTCCCATCAATAGCTCCTCAACACTGAGGGAAACTTCAACGCCTTCAATGACCTCTTGCAGGTCATCCCCTTTGGGCAGTTTTATGTACTGGGGCATGAGGACACGGCGAACTGCTTCGCAGAACTCGTGTACAATGGAGCAGACTGTAGACTTGGCTATGCCGAACAGTTAGCTATCGTACGATAGCACGCACCTGTTGCTAGCCAATACACTCCAACGCGTTTCTGCACTGTTATGGGCCGCCGCAGACATGTCTCTTCCCCTGACAGATTTAATCGAAGGCGCTCACAAACATAATCGAATGTGAATCTGGTCATTCGAAAGTTACTGATGAATTCTGTATTAGTGAAGCCACTCACATCAGTATCCCACCACTCCTGGCTGCGACTCCGCACCCACACGTTTCTCTGTACCGACGTTGCTAACACTGCTCCACAAAACGCCATGGCCAAAAACCTTGCTCTCCTCCTTCTTTTTAATTTTCTTCTTAAAGCAAGAAGATTGAAACTGTGCTGACTCCGTTGGGAAAATAACTTTGCAAAAAGAGCACCGCTGTTCACAACACTGTTGTTGACATACATTTTTAACGTTAACTACTTCCGCAAACAACGAGTGACGTCGTTGACCGTTGAGTACTCTTCTGCGCATGCGGGTCACTTCTGGGTCATTTCACGTTCACACAGGAGATCACAAAAGGTCGAATTTAATTGGAAATGTGAACGGCCTTGCCAAAAAatcgaatttaaaaaaaaaatcggaaTTGAGCATTAATGTTTGCAGTATGAACGAAGCCTAAGGCATGTTTACGTATAATaacgaggcaaaaaaaaaacagttccttGCATAATAATTCATGACTGCAATGGCAGAACTAGCggggtcaagattttttttctttaagccccACGAAAATCACGTAAGAtaccaaacatgataacaaaaccaaTGGATAGTGGCTAGCTAAGTCAAATGCAAGCAATATGTGCTTTAAATTCACTTCACAAACGTGAATAGcgtaaagaaaaatctagcagCCTCAGAAACGATACATTAGACTTTAGCACTATTACTTCGAgataaaactgtataaaaaactgtataaaaactgttattatataattcatataactgaaacataaataaccaGTGTTTTGAGGAACTTTACCTCAGTGGACCTG contains:
- the LOC141363885 gene encoding uncharacterized protein — translated: MAERGYRRSWLQCQRKIKSLRAKYKEVKDWNKRSGRQRITCPFYEELDRILGDKPSVQPLELLDSCFVQEEPEEESPGPAAVAASVASRSFGDTGDGTLLALSPSASTCDESSTASEDTSVNSHASSTPTASTTARSRKRKSKMVATLEVFADKITSALKDDDTDLLLKMQAAQHEHDSKMFAMISQFMGFLPSTNSAISDLQLNSSSYSSFHKVSCGFLSISHPAPALLSRFKSTTALQ